In Saccharomyces cerevisiae S288C chromosome XV, complete sequence, the following proteins share a genomic window:
- the ALA1 gene encoding alanine--tRNA ligase (Cytoplasmic and mitochondrial alanyl-tRNA synthetase; required for protein synthesis; point mutation (cdc64-1 allele) causes cell cycle arrest at G1; lethality of null mutation is functionally complemented by human homolog AARS; mutations in human homolog AARS are associated with autoimmune disease polymyositis/dermatomyositis and with hereditary peripheral neuropathy, Charcot-Marie-Tooth (CMT) disease) codes for MTIGDKQKWTATNVRNTFLDYFKSKEHKFVKSSPVVPFDDPTLLFANAGMNQYKPIFLGTVDPASDFYTLKRAYNSQKCIRAGGKHNDLEDVGKDSYHHTFFEMLGNWSFGDYFKKEAITYSWTLLTEVYGIPKDRLYVTYFEGDEKLGLEPDTEARELWKNVGVPDDHILPGNAKDNFWEMGDQGPCGPCSEIHYDRIGGRNAASLVNMDDPDVLEVWNLVFIQFNREQDGSLKPLPAKHIDTGMGFERLVSVLQDVRSNYDTDVFTPLFERIQEITSVRPYSGNFGENDKDGIDTAYRVLADHVRTLTFALADGGVPNNEGRGYVLRRILRRGARYARKYMNYPIGNFFSTLAPTLISQVQDIFPELAKDPAFLFEILDEEEASFAKTLDRGERLFEKYASAASKTESKTLDGKQVWRLYDTYGFPVDLTELMAEEQGLKIDGPGFEKAKQESYEASKRGGKKDQSDLIKLNVHELSELNDAKVPKTNDEFKYGSANVEGTILKLHDGTNFVDEITEPGKKYGIILDKTCFYAEQGGQEYDTGKIVIDDAAEFNVENVQLYNGFVFHTGSLEEGKLSVGDKIIASFDELRRFPIKNNHTGTHILNFALKETLGNDVDQKGSLVAPEKLRFDFSHKKAVSNEELKKVEDICNEQIKENLQVFYKEIPLDLAKSIDGVRAVFGETYPDPVRVVSVGKPIEELLANPANEEWTKYSIEFCGGTHVNKTGDIKYFVILEESGIAKGIRRIVAVTGTEAFEAQRLAEQFAADLDAADKLPFSPIKEKKLKELGVKLGQLSISVITKNELKQKFNKIEKAVKDEVKSRAKKENKQTLDEVKTFFETNENAPYLVKFIDISPNAKAITEAINYMKSNDSVKDKSIYLLAGNDPEGRVAHGCYISNAALAKGIDGSALAKKVSSIIGGKAGGKGNVFQGMGDKPAAIKDAVDDLESLFKEKLSI; via the coding sequence ATGACGATCGGTGATAAGCAAAAATGGACCGCTACTAATGTCCGTAATACCTTTCTAGACTATTTCAAATCTAAAGAACACAAGTTTGTCAAATCCTCTCCAGTAGTTCCATTTGATGATCCAACTTTACTTTTCGCTAATGCCGGTATGAACCAATACAAGCCTATCTTTTTAGGTACTGTCGATCCAGCTTCCGATTTCTACACCTTGAAAAGGGCTTACAACTCTCAAAAGTGTATCAGAGCTGGTGGTAAACACAACGATTTAGAAGATGTCGGTAAGGATTCTTATCATCATACCTTTTTTGAAATGCTGGGTAACTGGTCGTTTGGCGACTATTTCAAGAAGGAAGCTATTACTTACTCATGGACTTTGTTGACTGAAGTATACGGCATTCCAAAGGATAGATTATACGTTACCTATTTTGAAGGTGATGAAAAGTTAGGCTTGGAACCTGATACTGAAGCCCGTGAACTATGGAAAAATGTTGGTGTTCCCGATGACCATATATTACCTGGTAATGCAAAGGACAACTTTTGGGAAATGGGTGACCAAGGCCCATGTGGTCCTTGTTCTGAAATTCACTACGATAGAATAGGTGGTAGAAATGCTGCTTCCTTGGTTAATATGGACGACCCTGATGTCTTGGAAGTTTGGAATTTGGTTTTCATTCAATTCAACAGAGAACAAGACGGGTCTTTGAAGCCTTTACCTGCCAAGCATATCGACACAGGTATGGGGTTCGAAAGATTGGTTTCTGTTCTGCAAGATGTTAGATCTAACTATGATACCGATGTTTTCACACCTTTGTTCGAGCGTATCCAAGAAATCACTTCAGTTAGACCATATTCTGGCAATTTTGGTGAGAATGACAAGGACGGTATCGATACTGCCTACAGAGTTTTAGCTGATCATGTCCGTACATTGACTTTTGCCTTAGCTGACGGTGGCGTTCCAAACAATGAAGGTAGAGGATATGTTTTGAGACGCATTCTAAGAAGAGGTGCCCGTTACGCCCGTAAATACATGAATTACCCAATCGGTAACTTTTTCTCCACTTTGGCTCCAACTTTAATTTCTCAGGTTCAAGATATCTTTCCCGAATTAGCCAAGGATCCTGCATTCCTCTTTGAAATCttggatgaagaagaagcttCTTTCGCTAAGACCTTGGATCGTGGTGAAAGactatttgaaaaatatgctTCTGCTGCTTCTAAGACTGAATCTAAGACTTTAGACGGTAAACAAGTTTGGAGACTTTACGACACTTATGGTTTCCCAGTCGACTTGACTGAATTGATGGCTGAAGAACAAGGCTTGAAGATTGATGGACCCGGTTTCGAAAAGGCCAAACAAGAGTCATACGAAGCATCCAAAAGAGGTGGTAAGAAGGACCAAAGTGATTTGATTAAGTTAAACGTCCATGAATTATCCGAGTTGAACGATGCTAAGGTGCCCAAGACTAATGATGAATTCAAATACGGCAGCGCCAACGTCGAAGGTACCATTTTGAAACTGCATGACGGTACCAACTTTGTTGATGAGATCACTGAACCAGGTAAGAAGTACGGTATTATTTTGGATAAAACATGTTTCTACGCCGAACAAGGTGGTCAAGAATATGACACTGGTAAAATTGTTATTGATGACGCTGCTGAGTTTAATGTTGAAAATGTTCAATTGTATAACGGTTTTGTTTTCCACACCGGGTCTTTAGAAGAAGGTAAGTTGTCTGTCGGTGACAAGATTATCGCTTCATTCGATGAACTACGTCGTTTCCCTATTAAGAACAATCATACTGGTACACATATCTTAAACTTTGCTCTGAAGGAAACTTTGGGTAATGATGTCGATCAAAAGGGTTCTTTGGTTGCCCCAGAAAAATTGAGATTCGATTTCTCTCATAAAAAGGCTGTGTcaaatgaagaattgaaaaaagttgaagatATCTGTAATGAgcaaattaaagaaaacttaCAAGTGTTTTACAAGGAAATTCCATTGGACTTGGCCAAATCCATTGATGGTGTTCGTGCTGTCTTTGGTGAGACTTACCCAGATCCAGTTCGTGTAGTTTCTGTTGGTAAGCCAATCGAAGAATTGTTGGCCAACCCAGCTAACGAAGAGTGGACCAAGTATTCTATTGAATTTTGCGGTGGTACCCATGTCAACAAGACAGGCGATATTAAATACTTCGTCATTTTAGAAGAGAGCGGTATTGCAAAGGGTATCAGAAGAATTGTTGCTGTTACTGGAACTGAAGCCTTTGAAGCTCAAAGATTGGCTGAACAGTTTGCTGCTGATTTGGATGCTGCAGACAAGCTGCCGTTCTCTccaatcaaagaaaagaagttgaagGAACTTGGTGTCAAACTTGGTCaactttcaatttctgtTATCACAAAAAATGAACTGAAGCAGAAATTtaacaaaattgaaaaagcagTGAAGGATGAAGTTAAGTCAAGGgccaaaaaagaaaacaaacaaaCTCTTGATGAAGTGAAGACATTTTTCGAAACCAATGAGAATGCTCCATACCTAGTTAAATTCATTGATATTTCTCCAAATGCTAAAGCTATCACTGAAGCGATCAACTACATGAAATCCAATGATTCTGTCAAAGACAAGTCAATCTATTTATTGGCAGGTAATGACCCTGAAGGTCGTGTTGCTCACGGTTGTTACATCTCCAATGCTGCTTTAGCCAAGGGTATTGATGGTTCTGCGCTTGCCAAAAAGGTGTCCAGTATCATCGGCGGTAAGGCTGGTGGTAAAGGTAATGTTTTCCAAGGTATGGGTGATAAACCAGCCGCTATAAAGGATGCAGttgatgatttggaaagttTGTTCAAGGAGAAGCTTTCCATTTAA
- the MIP1 gene encoding DNA-directed DNA polymerase gamma MIP1 (Mitochondrial DNA polymerase gamma; single subunit of mitochondrial DNA polymerase in yeast, in contrast to metazoan complex of catalytic and accessory subunits; polymorphic in yeast, petites occur more frequently in some lab strains; human ortholog POLG complements yeast mip1 mutant; mutations in human POLG associated with Alpers-Huttenlocher syndrome (AHS), progressive external ophthalmoplegia (PEO), parkinsonism, other mitochondrial diseases) has product MTKLMVRSECMLRMVRRRPLRVQFCARWFSTKKNTAEAPRINPVGIQYLGESLQRQVFGSCGGKDEVEQSDKLMELSKKSLKDHGLWGKKTLITDPISFPLPPLQGRSLDEHFQKIGRFNSEPYKSFCEDKFTEMVARPAEWLRKPGWVKYVPGMAPVEVAYPDEELVVFDVETLYNVSDYPTLATALSSTAWYLWCSPFICGGDDPAALIPLNTLNKEQVIIGHNVAYDRARVLEEYNFRDSKAFFLDTQSLHIASFGLCSRQRPMFMKNNKKKEAEVESEVHPEISIEDYDDPWLNVSALNSLKDVAKFHCKIDLDKTDRDFFASTDKSTIIENFQKLVNYCATDVTATSQVFDEIFPVFLKKCPHPVSFAGLKSLSKCILPTKLNDWNDYLNSSESLYQQSKVQIESKIVQIIKDIVLLKDKPDFYLKDPWLSQLDWTTKPLRLTKKGVPAKCQKLPGFPEWYRQLFPSKDTVEPKITIKSRIIPILFKLSWENSPVIWSKESGWCFNVPHEQVETYKAKNYVLADSVSQEEEEIRTHNLGLQCTGVLFKVPHPNGPTFNCTNLLTKSYNHFFEKGVLKSESELAHQALQINSSGSYWMSARERIQSQFVVPSCKFPNEFQSLSAKSSLNNEKTNDLAIIIPKIVPMGTITRRAVENAWLTASNAKANRIGSELKTQVKAPPGYCFVGADVDSEELWIASLVGDSIFNVHGGTAIGWMCLEGTKNEGTDLHTKTAQILGCSRNEAKIFNYGRIYGAGAKFASQLLKRFNPSLTDEETKKIANKLYENTKGKTKRSKLFKKFWYGGSESILFNKLESIAEQETPKTPVLGCGITYSLMKKNLRANSFLPSRINWAIQSSGVDYLHLLCCSMEYIIKKYNLEARLCISIHDEIRFLVSEKDKYRAAMALQISNIWTRAMFCQQMGINELPQNCAFFSQVDIDSVIRKEVNMDCITPSNKTAIPHGEALDINQLLDKSNSKLGKPNLDIDSKVSQYAYNYREPVFEEYNKSYTPEFLKYFLAMQVQSDKRDVNRLEDEYLRECTSKEYARDGNTAEYSLLDYIKDVEKGKRTKVRIMGSNFLDGTKNAKADQRIRLPVNMPDYPTLHKIANDSAIPEKQLLENRRKKENRIDDENKKKLTRKKNTTPMERKYKRVYGGRKAFEAFYECANKPLDYTLETEKQFFNIPIDGVIDDVLNDKSNYKKKPSQARTASSSPIRKTAKAVHSKKLPARKSSTTNRNLVELERDITISREY; this is encoded by the coding sequence ATGACGAAATTGATGGTTAGATCTGAATGCATGCTGCGAATGGTGCGGCGGCGGCCGCTGCGTGTGCAGTTTTGTGCTCGATGGTTCTccacaaagaagaataccGCAGAAGCACCCAGGATTAATCCTGTGGGGATACAGTATTTAGGTGAGTCTTTGCAAAGACAGGTATTTGGTAGTTGCGGTGGTAAAGATGAGGTGGAGCAAAGCGACAAACTTATGGAGTTATCGAAAAAGTCGCTAAAGGACCATGGGTTGTGGGGGAAGAAGACGCTCATCACGGATCCAATATCGTTTCCTCTGCCGCCACTACAAGGCAGGTCGCTAGATGAGCATTTCCAGAAGATTGGGCGTTTCAATTCTGAACCGTACAAGAGTTTTTGCGAGGACAAGTTCACGGAGATGGTGGCACGACCGGCGGAATGGCTGCGGAAGCCAGGCTGGGTTAAATACGTACCTGGAATGGCACCCGTCGAAGTGGCATACCCAGACGAAGAGCTGGTGGTGTTTGATGTAGAAACACTCTATAACGTCTCTGACTATCCGACTTTGGCCACGGCCTTGTCATCGACGGCGTGGTACCTTTGGTGTTCGCCGTTCATATGTGGTGGTGATGATCCTGCTGCACTGATACCCCTAAACACATTGAATAAAGAGCAAGTAATAATTGGTCACAATGTTGCGTATGATAGGGCACGGGTTCTCGAAGAATACAACTTCAGGGACTCGAAGGCGTTTTTCCTCGACACTCAATCTCTGCATATTGCATCTTTCGGGCTGTGTTCAAGACAACGTCCGATGTTCATGAAGaataacaagaaaaaagaggcAGAAGTGGAATCGGAAGTACATCCAGAAATTTCCATAGAAGATTATGACGACCCTTGGTTAAATGTGTCTGCTTTAAACTCGCTAAAGGATGTAGCGAAATTTCACTGCAAGATAGATCTTGATAAGACTGATAGAGATTTCTTTGCTTCCACAGATAAATCAACGATAATagaaaatttccaaaaactGGTCAACTACTGCGCCACTGACGTAACGGCCACAAGCCAAGTGTTTGATGAGATTTTCCCTGTTTTCCTGAAAAAGTGTCCTCATCCAGTTTCGTTTGCAGGTTTAAAGTCCTTAAGCAAATGCATTCTGCCGACGAAGCTAAACGACTGGAATGATTACTTGAACAGCTCTGAGTCTTTGTACCAACAGTCCAAAGTCCAGATAGAATCcaaaattgttcaaatcATAAAAGATATCGTCCTGTTGAAGGACAAACCAGATTTTTATCTCAAGGATCCCTGGTTATCACAATTGGATTGGACCACCAAACCTTTAAGATTGACAAAGAAAGGTGTTCCTGCAAAGTGTCAAAAGCTGCCCGGCTTTCCAGAATGGTATAGACAACTTTTTCCCTCAAAGGACACTGTAGAACCTAAGATCACTATTAAATCAAGAATAATTCCGATTTTGTTCAAGTTATCGTGGGAGAATTCCCCCGTAATATGGTCGAAGGAGTCTGGATGGTGCTTCAACGTGCCCCATGAACAAGTAGAAACATACAAGGCTAAAAATTATGTTTTGGCAGATAGCGTATCtcaagaggaagaggaaatAAGAACGCATAACCTAGGATTGCAATGCACAGGTGTTCTTTTCAAAGTACCTCATCCCAATGGGCCGACTTTTAATTGCACTAATCTTTTAACCAAATCGTAtaaccatttttttgaaaagggcGTACTAAAATCTGAGTCAGAATTGGCTCATCAGGCTTTACAAATTAACTCTTCAGGGTCTTATTGGATGTCAGCAAGGGAAAGAATCCAATCCCAATTTGTAGTCCCCAGTTGTAAATTCCCTAATGAGTTCCAGTCTTTGTCCGCAAAATCGTCGTTAAATAATGAGAAGACAAATGATCTTGCCATAATTATACCGAAAATCGTCCCCATGGGCACAATCACTAGAAGAGCTGTGGAAAATGCGTGGTTAACCGCATCCAATGCAAAAGCAAATAGGATAGGTTCCGAATTGAAAACTCAAGTCAAAGCTCCTCCAGGTTATTGTTTTGTTGGGGCGGACGTGGATAGTGAGGAATTGTGGATAGCATCTTTAGTCGGTGACTCCATTTTCAATGTTCATGGTGGTACCGCCATTGGTTGGATGTGTTTAGAAGGCACTAAAAACGAAGGTACAGATTTGCACACGAAGACTGCTCAAATTTTGGGGTGTTCTCGTAATGAGgcgaaaatttttaattatgGTAGAATTTACGGCGCTGGTGCTAAATTTGCGAGTCAGTTACTTAAAAGGTTTAACCCATCTCTAACTGATGAagagacaaaaaaaattgcgAATAAGTTATATGAAAATACGAAAGGTAAAACGAAAAGatcaaaattattcaaaaaattttggtatGGTGGATCTGAGTCAATTctattcaataaattaGAAAGCATCGCGGAACAAGAAACTCCAAAGACACCGGTACTGGGATGTGGTATTACCTATTCacttatgaagaaaaatctGAGGGCGAATTCCTTTCTACCTTCAAGAATCAATTGGGCCATCCAGTCATCTGGAGTGGATTATCTACATCTTCTTTGTTGCTCCATGGAATATATTATTAAGAAATATAACCTTGAGGCAAGGCTTTGCATTTCCATCCATGATGAGATTAGATTTTTGGTGAGCGAAAAGGACAAATACAGAGCTGCTATGGCTTTGCAAATCAGCAACATATGGACGAGAGCAATGTTTTGCCAGCAAATGGGGATAAATGAATTACCGCAAAACTGTGCCTTTTTCTCGCAAGTAGATATTGATTCTGTCATACGTAAAGAAGTCAATATGGACTGCATAACCCCCTCGAACAAAACCGCCATTCCTCATGGGGAGGCGCTTGATATCAATCAACTGCTAGACAAATCCAATAGTAAATTGGGTAAACCAAATCTCGATATCGACAGCAAAGTATCACAATATGCCTATAACTACAGAGAACCtgtatttgaagaatataataaatcttATACTCCAGAGTtcttaaaatattttcttgcGATGCAAGTCCAGTCAGATAAGCGCGATGTGAATCGGCTAGAAGATGAGTATCTGCGGGAGTGTACATCCAAAGAATACGCTAGAGATGGGAACACTGCAGAGTACAGCCTCCTAGACTATATAAAGGATGTCGAGAAGGGCAAAAGGACTAAAGTACGTATTATGGGATCCAATTTTTTAGATGGTACCAAAAATGCCAAAGCTGATCAACGAATCAGATTACCTGTCAATATGCCAGATTATCCCACACTTCATAAAATTGCTAACGATTCAGCAATCCCAGAAAAGCAATTGCTGGAGAACAGgagaaagaaggaaaacAGGATAGATGAcgaaaataagaaaaaattaaccagaaaaaagaataccACGCCTATGGAAAGGAAGTACAAAAGAGTGTATGGTGGCAGGAAGGCATTTGAAGCGTTCTATGAATGTGCAAATAAACCGTTAGACTATACTTTGGAGACAGAAAAACAATTCTTTAATATTCCTATAGATGGAGTGATTGACGACGTTCTGAACGACAAATCTaattataaaaagaaaccaTCACAAGCAAGAACGGCATCATCATCGCCAATAAGAAAGACTGCGAAAGCAGTACATTCCAAAAAATTGCCGGCAAGGAAGTCAAGCACTACAAATAGAAATTTGGTTGAGCTGGAAAGGGACATTACTATTTCTAGAGAGTACTAG
- the VMA4 gene encoding H(+)-transporting V1 sector ATPase subunit E (Subunit E of the V1 domain of the vacuolar H+-ATPase (V-ATPase); V-ATPase is an electrogenic proton pump found throughout the endomembrane system; V1 domain has eight subunits; required for the V1 domain to assemble onto the vacuolar membrane; protein abundance increases in response to DNA replication stress), with translation MSSAITALTPNQVNDELNKMQAFIRKEAEEKAKEIQLKADQEYEIEKTNIVRNETNNIDGNFKSKLKKAMLSQQITKSTIANKMRLKVLSAREQSLDGIFEETKEKLSGIANNRDEYKPILQSLIVEALLKLLEPKAIVKALERDVDLIESMKDDIMREYGEKAQRAPLEEIVISNDYLNKDLVSGGVVVSNASDKIEINNTLEERLKLLSEEALPAIRLELYGPSKTRKFFD, from the coding sequence ATGTCCTCCGCTATTACTGCTTTGACACCAAACCAAGTGAACGATGAATTGAACAAGATGCAAGCTTTCATCAGAAAGGAagctgaagaaaaagcgAAGGAAATCCAATTGAAGGCTGACCAAGAGTACGAAATCGAGAAGACCAACATCGTAAGAAATGAAACCAACAACATTGACGGCAACTTCAAGAGCAAGTTGAAGAAGGCCATGCTTTCGCAACAGATTACTAAGTCAACGATAGCAAACAAAATGAGGTTGAAGGTTCTTTCTGCTCGTGAACAGTCGCTAGACGGGATATTCGAGGAAACCAAGGAAAAGTTGTCAGGAATTGCCAACAACCGGGACGAGTACAAGCCCATTTTGCAATCATTGATCGTGGAGGCACTTTTGAAGTTGTTGGAACCTAAGGCGATTGTCAAGGCTCTTGAAAGAGACGTCGATTTAATCGAGTCGATGAAGGACGACATTATGCGTGAGTATGGGGAAAAGGCCCAGCGCGCACCATTGGAAGAGATTGTTATCTCCAATGATTACTTGAACAAAGACCTTGTTTCCGGCGGTGTTGTGGTCTCCAATGCATCAGACAAGATTGAAATTAACAACACTTTGGAGGAAAGATTGAAATTGTTAAGTGAAGAGGCATTGCCCGCCATCAGATTGGAATTGTATGGTCCTTCCAAGACAAGAAAGTTCTTTGATTGA
- the MRS2 gene encoding Mrs2p (Mitochondrial inner membrane Mg(2+) channel; required for maintenance of intramitochondrial Mg(2+) concentrations at the correct level to support splicing of group II introns; similar to bacterial CorA) produces the protein MNRRLLVRSISCFQPLSRITFGRPNTPFLRKYADTSTAANTNSTILRKQLLSLKPISASDSLFISCTVFNSKGNIISMSEKFPKWSFLTEHSLFPRDLRKIDNSSIDIIPTIMCKPNCIVINLLHIKALIERDKVYVFDTTNPSAAAKLSVLMYDLESKLSSTKNNSQFYEHRALESIFINVMSALETDFKLHSQICIQILNDLENEVNRLKLRHLLIKSKDLTLFYQKTLLIRDLLDELLENDDDLANMYLTVKKSPKDNFSDLEMLIETYYTQCDEYVQQSESLIQDIKSTEEIVNIILDANRNSLMLLELKVTIYTLGFTVASVLPAFYGMNLKNFIEESEWGFTSVAVFSIVSALYITKKNFNSLRSVTKMTMYPNSPANSSVYPKTSASIALTNKLKRRRKWWKSTKQRLGVLLYGSSYTNKANLSNNKINKGFSKVKKFNMENDIKNKQNRDMIWKWLIEDKKN, from the coding sequence ATGAATCGGCGTCTCCTGGTACGTTCTATATCTTGTTTCCAACCTTTGTCGAGAATAACTTTTGGAAGACCAAACACGCCATTTCTTAGAAAGTATGCTGACACATCCACTGCTGCAAACACCAACAGCACCATATTGCGGAAACAGTTACTATCGTTGAAGCCCATTTCTGCCTCTGATTCACTGTTCATTTCGTGTACGGTATTCAATTCTAAGGGAAATATTATCTCAATGTCCGAGAAGTTTCCTAAATGGTCCTTTTTAACTGAACATTCCCTTTTCCCCAGAGACCTGAGGAAAATAGATAACTCCTctattgatattattccAACCATCATGTGTAAGCCAAACTGTATTGTCATCAACTTATTGCATATCAAAGCTCTTATCGAACGAGATAAGGTCTACGTCTTCGATACAACAAACCCTTCCGCCGCTGCCAAACTGAGTGTACTTATGTATGACTTGGAGTCTAAGTTGTCCTCCACCAAGAATAACTCTCAATTTTACGAGCATAGAGCCCTCGAGagtattttcatcaacGTAATGAGCGCACTGGAAACAGATTTCAAGCTTCACTCACAAATCTGTATTCAAATCTTAAATGATCTGGAAAACGAGGTCAATAGACTTAAACTGCGGCATCTTTTAATTAAGTCCAAAGATCTTACGcttttttaccaaaaaactttattgaTTAGAGATCTATTAGATGAACTATTAGAAAACGACGATGATTTAGCAAACATGTACTTGACAGTTAAGAAGTCTCCTAAGGACAATTTTTCGGACTTGGAAATGCTTATAGAGACGTACTACACCCAATGTGATGAATACGTTCAGCAATCAGAATCTTTGATTCAGGATATCAAATCTACTGAAGAAATTGTCAACATCATATTGGACGCAAATAGAAATTCCTTAATGTTGTTGGAGTTGAAAGTTACCATCTACACGTTGGGATTCACAGTAGCATCTGTTCTGCCGGCATTCTATGGTATgaatttaaagaatttCATCGAGGAGAGTGAATGGGGGTTTACTTCAGTGGCGGtattttctattgtttCTGCCCTTTATAtcaccaagaaaaattttaattcTTTAAGATCCGTGACAAAGATGACCATGTATCCAAACTCACCCGCAAACTCCAGTGTGTATCCTAAAACATCAGCGTCTATTGCCCTGACAAATAAACTAAAGCGAAGGCGGAAGTGGTGGAAATCAACCAAGCAGCGGTTGGGAGTGCTACTTTATGGCAGCAGCTACACTAATAAGGCTAACCTGTCGAATAATAAGATTAATAaaggtttttcaaaggtGAAGAAATTTAACATGGAGAATGATATTAAGAACAAGCAGAACAGAGATatgatttggaaatggTTGATAgaagacaagaaaaattga